The following are encoded together in the Bos mutus isolate GX-2022 chromosome 3, NWIPB_WYAK_1.1, whole genome shotgun sequence genome:
- the PSMD4 gene encoding 26S proteasome non-ATPase regulatory subunit 4 isoform X1 — MVLESTMVCVDNSEYMRNGDFLPTRLQAQQDAVNIVCHSKTRSNPENNVGLITLANDCEVLTTLTPDTGRILSKLHTVQPKGKITFCTGIRVAHLALKHRQGKNHKMRIIAFVGSPVEDNEKDLVKLAKRLKKEKVNVDIINFGEEEVNTEKLTAFVNTLNGKDGTGSHLVTVPPGPSLADALISSPILAGEGGAMLGLGASDFEFGVDPSADPELALALRVSMEEQRQRQEEEARRAAAASAAEAGIAAAGTEGERDSDDALLKMTISQQEFGRTGLPDLSSMTEEEQIAYAMQMSLQGAEFGQAESADMDASSAMDTSEPTKEEDDYDVMQDPEFLQSVLENLPGVDPNNEAIRNAMGSLASQATKDGKKDKKEEDKK; from the exons CGTGGACAACAGTGAGTACATGCGGAATGGGGACTTCTTACCCACCCGGCTGCAGGCCCAACAGGATGCTGTCAATATAGTCTGTCACTCCAAGACCCGCAGCAACCCTGAGAACAACGTGGGCCTCATCACACTGGCCAA TGACTGTGAAGTGCTGACCACACTCACCCCAGACACTGGCCGCATCCTGTCTAAGCTTCACACTGTCCAGCCGAAGGGCAAGATCACCTTCTGCACTGGCATCCGTGTGGCCCAT CTGGCCTTGAAGCACCGGCAGGGCAAGAATCACAAGATGCGAATCATTGCCTTTGTGGGAAGCCCTGTGGAGGACAATGAGAAGGAT CTGGTGAAACTGGCTAAACGCCTCAAGAAGGAGAAAGTAAATGTTGACATTATCAATTTTGGGGAAGAG GAGGTAAACACAGAAAAGCTGACCGCTTTTGTAAACACATTGAATGGCAAAGATGGAACCGGTTCTCACCTGGTGACAGTGCCTCCTGGGCCCAGCTTGGCTGATGCCCTCATCAGCTCGCCCATTCTGGCTGGGGAAGGTGGTGCCATGCTGGGTCTTGGTGCCAGTGACTTTGAATTTGGAGTGGATCCCAGCGCTGATCCTGAGCTGGCCCTG GCCCTGCGTGTTTCTATGGAAGAGCAGCGGCAGCGGCAAGAGGAAGAGGCACGGCGGGCAGCTGCTGCCTCTGCCGCTGAGGCCGGGATTGCCGCGGCCGGgactgaaggtgaaagag ACTCGGACGATGCCCTGCTGAAGATGACCATCAGCCAGCAGGAGTTTGGCCGCACTGGGCTCCCTGACCTGAGCAGTATGACTGAGGAGGAGCAGATTGCTTACGCCATGCAGATGTCCCTCCAGGGTGCTG AGTTTGGCCAGGCAGAGTCAGCTGACATGGACGCCAGTTCAGCCATGGACACATCTGAGCCCACCAAG GAGGAGGATGATTATGACGTGATGCAGGACCCCGAATTCCTCCAGAGTGTCTTGGAGAACCTTCCGGGCGTGGATCCCAACAATGAGGCCATTCGAAATGCTATGGGCTCCCTGGCCTCCCAGGCCACCAAAGATGGCAAGAAGGACAAGAAGGAGGAGGACAAGAAGTGA
- the PSMD4 gene encoding 26S proteasome non-ATPase regulatory subunit 4 isoform X3 has product MVLESTMVCVDNSEYMRNGDFLPTRLQAQQDAVNIVCHSKTRSNPENNVGLITLANDCEVLTTLTPDTGRILSKLHTVQPKGKITFCTGIRVAHLALKHRQGKNHKMRIIAFVGSPVEDNEKDLVKLAKRLKKEKVNVDIINFGEEEVNTEKLTAFVNTLNGKDGTGSHLVTVPPGPSLADALISSPILAGEGGAMLGLGASDFEFGVDPSADPELALALRVSMEEQRQRQEEEARRAAAASAAEAGIAAAGTEGERDSDDALLKMTISQQEFGRTGLPDLSSMTEEEQIAYAMQMSLQGAEFGQAESADMDASSAMDTSEPTKSSEKRSSCGGTLPSPTRACSAASPPHQADTDPVSGGG; this is encoded by the exons CGTGGACAACAGTGAGTACATGCGGAATGGGGACTTCTTACCCACCCGGCTGCAGGCCCAACAGGATGCTGTCAATATAGTCTGTCACTCCAAGACCCGCAGCAACCCTGAGAACAACGTGGGCCTCATCACACTGGCCAA TGACTGTGAAGTGCTGACCACACTCACCCCAGACACTGGCCGCATCCTGTCTAAGCTTCACACTGTCCAGCCGAAGGGCAAGATCACCTTCTGCACTGGCATCCGTGTGGCCCAT CTGGCCTTGAAGCACCGGCAGGGCAAGAATCACAAGATGCGAATCATTGCCTTTGTGGGAAGCCCTGTGGAGGACAATGAGAAGGAT CTGGTGAAACTGGCTAAACGCCTCAAGAAGGAGAAAGTAAATGTTGACATTATCAATTTTGGGGAAGAG GAGGTAAACACAGAAAAGCTGACCGCTTTTGTAAACACATTGAATGGCAAAGATGGAACCGGTTCTCACCTGGTGACAGTGCCTCCTGGGCCCAGCTTGGCTGATGCCCTCATCAGCTCGCCCATTCTGGCTGGGGAAGGTGGTGCCATGCTGGGTCTTGGTGCCAGTGACTTTGAATTTGGAGTGGATCCCAGCGCTGATCCTGAGCTGGCCCTG GCCCTGCGTGTTTCTATGGAAGAGCAGCGGCAGCGGCAAGAGGAAGAGGCACGGCGGGCAGCTGCTGCCTCTGCCGCTGAGGCCGGGATTGCCGCGGCCGGgactgaaggtgaaagag ACTCGGACGATGCCCTGCTGAAGATGACCATCAGCCAGCAGGAGTTTGGCCGCACTGGGCTCCCTGACCTGAGCAGTATGACTGAGGAGGAGCAGATTGCTTACGCCATGCAGATGTCCCTCCAGGGTGCTG AGTTTGGCCAGGCAGAGTCAGCTGACATGGACGCCAGTTCAGCCATGGACACATCTGAGCCCACCAAG TCAAGTGAGAAGAGGAGCTCGTGTGGCGGTACTCTCCCGTCTCCCACGCGGGCTTGCTCTGCAGCCAGCCCCCCTCACCAGGCTGACACTGACCCCGTTTCAGGAGGAGGATGA
- the PSMD4 gene encoding 26S proteasome non-ATPase regulatory subunit 4 isoform X2 has product MVLESTMVCVDNSEYMRNGDFLPTRLQAQQDAVNIVCHSKTRSNPENNVGLITLANDCEVLTTLTPDTGRILSKLHTVQPKGKITFCTGIRVAHLALKHRQGKNHKMRIIAFVGSPVEDNEKDLVKLAKRLKKEKVNVDIINFGEEEVNTEKLTAFVNTLNGKDGTGSHLVTVPPGPSLADALISSPILAGEGGAMLGLGASDFEFGVDPSADPELALALRVSMEEQRQRQEEEARRAAAASAAEAGIAAAGTEDSDDALLKMTISQQEFGRTGLPDLSSMTEEEQIAYAMQMSLQGAEFGQAESADMDASSAMDTSEPTKEEDDYDVMQDPEFLQSVLENLPGVDPNNEAIRNAMGSLASQATKDGKKDKKEEDKK; this is encoded by the exons CGTGGACAACAGTGAGTACATGCGGAATGGGGACTTCTTACCCACCCGGCTGCAGGCCCAACAGGATGCTGTCAATATAGTCTGTCACTCCAAGACCCGCAGCAACCCTGAGAACAACGTGGGCCTCATCACACTGGCCAA TGACTGTGAAGTGCTGACCACACTCACCCCAGACACTGGCCGCATCCTGTCTAAGCTTCACACTGTCCAGCCGAAGGGCAAGATCACCTTCTGCACTGGCATCCGTGTGGCCCAT CTGGCCTTGAAGCACCGGCAGGGCAAGAATCACAAGATGCGAATCATTGCCTTTGTGGGAAGCCCTGTGGAGGACAATGAGAAGGAT CTGGTGAAACTGGCTAAACGCCTCAAGAAGGAGAAAGTAAATGTTGACATTATCAATTTTGGGGAAGAG GAGGTAAACACAGAAAAGCTGACCGCTTTTGTAAACACATTGAATGGCAAAGATGGAACCGGTTCTCACCTGGTGACAGTGCCTCCTGGGCCCAGCTTGGCTGATGCCCTCATCAGCTCGCCCATTCTGGCTGGGGAAGGTGGTGCCATGCTGGGTCTTGGTGCCAGTGACTTTGAATTTGGAGTGGATCCCAGCGCTGATCCTGAGCTGGCCCTG GCCCTGCGTGTTTCTATGGAAGAGCAGCGGCAGCGGCAAGAGGAAGAGGCACGGCGGGCAGCTGCTGCCTCTGCCGCTGAGGCCGGGATTGCCGCGGCCGGgactgaag ACTCGGACGATGCCCTGCTGAAGATGACCATCAGCCAGCAGGAGTTTGGCCGCACTGGGCTCCCTGACCTGAGCAGTATGACTGAGGAGGAGCAGATTGCTTACGCCATGCAGATGTCCCTCCAGGGTGCTG AGTTTGGCCAGGCAGAGTCAGCTGACATGGACGCCAGTTCAGCCATGGACACATCTGAGCCCACCAAG GAGGAGGATGATTATGACGTGATGCAGGACCCCGAATTCCTCCAGAGTGTCTTGGAGAACCTTCCGGGCGTGGATCCCAACAATGAGGCCATTCGAAATGCTATGGGCTCCCTGGCCTCCCAGGCCACCAAAGATGGCAAGAAGGACAAGAAGGAGGAGGACAAGAAGTGA